Below is a genomic region from Eupeodes corollae chromosome 1, idEupCoro1.1, whole genome shotgun sequence.
ACAAACGACACAAACAAGTCACGTCCCCATCATTATATCATCATGTCCAGCGACAAGATTAAAACAATGACATTCTATGTCACCCCCATCACACACTATACAACAAGAAGAACAAATAGCTGCAACCGTGGCTATATAAAGACCTAGACCGAAGTTATCCTGCCCTTCAGTTCCAGTACAACCTGCGATCATGCTGATCGAATTTATATTGTGTtaagataattttgtatttttttcattaagcaAACGAGCTTATATTTAATTGGGGGCTCAACCGGGATCCCTTTAGCAAacaatttaagatttgaaaacaTAAAGTAAAATCAGTGCTAAGTGTGTGGTTCCagccaaatcaaaaaaacaagcCAACTATTCTACGAAGATAGAAGAAAGCGCAACATACCGAGTAGAAGCAGCAACATCAGACACCAGTCCGAGACCAGCAAAACTTCGAAAAGAGAAATTTTCtaagtatatatttattttatactttatatttatatttatatttatatttatatttatatttatatttatatttatatttatatttatatttatatttatatttatatttatatttatatttatatttatatttatatttatattaattattaaatatttaaaaaaaacatcatattaTTATAAAGTGCGTGTAACGTGATCTGGTGCAACAGATAATATTGCGATTCCTTTTTTTgctacataaaaaaaataataaaaaaaacaaaatgaatcaaGACGCTGTAAATGGTCTGATTTCTCAAGCTATAAGCTCGAACAATGCTAAATTCGAACGAGCTATACAAGACCAACGCAACATGTTTACTTCTGAAATTGAAAGATTGCAGAAATTAATATACGACAAAGGCCTAGCCTCGAACGTTTTAGAATACGAAACACAGACAATTAATTCAAGCATTGCTTGTGATGAGACCCTCGACATTATAAAGTCATTACGTGATTTCGACGGCACTAAAACCTCCTACGTAAGTTGGAGAGAAGCTGCCGTCAATTCCATCAGACTATATAAAATAGAAAGCAAAAGGTAATTTGCTGCCTTGACAATTTTTAGGAACAAGATAACAAAGGCAGCCAATGATGTGCTCACAAATCATGGTACTGTCCTAAATTTCGAGGCAATATTGGCCAGACTAGACTTCGCATATGCTGACAAGCGACCTATGCATATAATCGAACAAGAACTAAGTGTTCTAAGACAGGGTTCTATTAGTATAATAGAATTCTACAACGCAATCAACTGCAAGTTGACCCTGCTGACCAATAAGACTATTATGACCCATGGGTCAAATTCGCCAATAACGAATGAACTCAATGCTATGAACAGACGCAATGCTTTGAGAATTTTCATAACCGGCCTGAACGGCCAACTACCACAAATATTGTTCTCCCTCAATCCACCAGACTTGCCCAACGCACTCGCTAAGGCGCAAGAACTTGGAAGAATGTTCGAACAAATTTTGCATTTCAATTTGCCAACCACAAAGGTGAAAACAGAAACCATCATAATCACAATACACTGAGATTGTCGAGACAACCAAATGGTAATACCAACAATCCTTCCAGACATAATGATTACAGGCAATTACCACAACTTTTCGAACCTATGGTTCTTGGTAGTTCTGTAAATCGACCCATCAATAGAGATGATTTAAACCGATACAAACAATCTCATAATAATCATTCACAAAACCCATTTAGACagggaaataataataactataaCAACAACGCAAATACGCCGCGTTGGCAGAAACCAAATTTTAATACTTACAATAACAATACAAGACCTGTATTTAAAAGGGAAAGGGAAAGTGCACAACATTCTATCCAACAACCCCCAGTAAAGACTGAGAGGGTAAATAACCTCAATGAGAATGAGGATTTTTTAGATCAAGAGTGGGATTACCCCACTTACGAAGagtaataaacaacaaaaaaattaaaatattaatagatACCGGTGCCAGATACATTGAGTGATCCAATCACTCTACCAATTTTTAAACGCGCCCGAACGGTGAACGgggaaattattattaaaaagtgcTACGAAGCACTCATATTCGACACTAAGACAAGATTTTATGTTTTAGAAAATCTAGAATATGCAGCTCTAATAGGAGCAAACTTGTTAAGTCAAGTTAATGCTAAGATTGATTTTAATGACAATACattaaaatacaacaataaagttgaaagaatttattttgatgACAAAGAAGTTATCAACAATATTCAAGAAGTTAAAACAGATCAATTAAGAGTTGCAATGATGGAGAAAATTAAAAGTATCCATAATGACATTGATTTAACTCTTCCCTTCAGAACAGATGTCATGGCGGAAATCCGTATGGCCAATGACAAACCTATCTGGAGTAAACAATTACCTTATCCCCTATCTGCAAATAACTTCGTAAACAGTGAAGTTCACAAAATGTTGGAAGAAGGAATTATCAGACCTTCCAAATCTCCTTTCAATAGCCCCGTCTGGGTTGTACCAAAAAAAGGTACAAACGAGGACGGCACACCAAAAAGTCGATTAGTCATCGATTATAAAAAGCTTAATGAAAGCACGATTTCTGACAAGTACCCTATACCGGATACTTATGTCATATTATCAAACTTAGGAAAAGCCAAATACTTTTCCACCCTTGACTTGGAATCAGGGTtccatcaaataaaaatgaaacaggAAGACATTGAAAAAACCAGTTTTTCCGTTAATAACGGAAAATATGAATACACTCGATTGCCCTTTGGATTGAAGAATGCGCCttcaatattccaaaaaaagaaaaatttactcTCTACGAAGAGAAAGTAGACTTCTTAGGTTATGTCGTCGGACACAACGTAATAAAAACTAATCCCGATAAAACGATGACTATAAAGGGATACCCCGAACCTAAAACCTTAAGGCAGTTAAGATCATTCCTAGGAATGATAGGATACTATCgaaagtttattcaaaattacGCAAAAATTGCAAAACCACTTACAAGATACCTTCAGAGCGAAGACGGACAAGTATCAACTCACATGGCAAAAAAGACAGCCATCGAACTAgaccaaaaagttaaaatagcttttcaaacattaaaagaCCACCTACTCACAGAAGTCGAACTTACACAACCAgacttctcaaaaaaattcgTATTAACCACTGACGCATCGGATGACGCAGTAGGTGCAGTTCTGTCACAAGACAATAAGCCCATAACATTCATATCCAAAACTCTAAGCAAATCAGAACGCAGTTATGCCGCAAATGAAAAAGAACTCTTTGCAATCGTTTACGCTTTGAAGAATTTGAGGAATTATTTATATGGTGTCACAAATTTAGAGATCCACACGGATCACCAACCTCTGACATTTGCAGTTTCACCAAGAAATCCGAACGCAAAGATGAAGAGATGGCATGCTCTTATAGAAGAACATGCACCTAAAATGATCTATAAACCAGGTCATACTAACGTAGTCGCTGACGCACTGtcaagacaaaatttaaatcagatATCTGATACAAATACAGTACACTCAGCTGAAAGTAGCGAAGAAAATGACATAGACTTCATAGACAGACCAGTGAACCAATATAGCCAAcaagttataataaataaaggCATCAGTACGATACACGATCAACTAACTCCATTTCCTAATAGGAAACGACATTTGATAACGTACGAAGATCCTAAGGACTTAATCCCTATATTTAAGGAATACTAACAAGACGGAATAATAGTACGTCTGAAGTTATTTACGAAATAAAAGGTATcttaaaagaacattttaaaaacaagttcaTCAGAACAAAGTACTTTGCCGACGATATTACAAATAAAGATGACCAAGCAGATATCATAAAACAAACTCATAACCGAGCACATAGAAATGCCCGAGAGAATGTTAAGCAGATTCTGGAACAATATTATTGGCCTAAAATGCAAGATGAATTCTTGCAATACATAAAACATTGCGAAATATGTAACGTTAACAAATATGACAGACATCCTACCATGCAGCCCATTGGTGAGGCACCAATTCCGAAAAAAGAAGGAGAATCAATTCACATTGATGTAATGTTCGCTGAAAAGCACAAATTTCTTACATGCATAGACGCATACTCTAAATTCCTTGTTATAAAACACATTGACAATAGAcaagaaatgtcaaacaaaGTTTTGGAGCTACTGCAAATATTTCCAGCTTGCAAACATATAACATGTGATCAGGATCTAGCATTTACATCCGCAGTCTTCACGACTCTTATGAAAAGATCCAATATAACATTATATTATGTAACGACAAACCATAGTACGTCCAACGGACAGGTCGAACGAGTACATAGTACATTACAAGAAATAGCGAGGTGCATCAAAACACAACACTCATTATTAGAACCTGTAGAAATATTCATACGGGCGGCAAGAGaatacaatttaacaattcACTCTGTAACCCAGAAGAAACCTATAGACattctttttaataaagcaTTTCATGAAGATACTCCTCTCAAATTAACTATAGCTCAAGACAAAATGATCGAACATAATAATAGGAATAGGAaagctaaaaacataaaacctaAAGAAGTAGTGTACCAAAAAGATCCTACAGTAAGAAACAAATTGCAACCTAGGTTTAAAAAGAGAATAGTTAAAGAAGATTTAGGAAATAAAGTCAAACTAACTAACGATAAAATAGTCCATAAGgataacttgaaattttaacttACAGAAAATGGacatctttttatttatttttattttcgctaCAACCCAGGCAGAATTAATTGATTACACTCGAGAGACCtacattttgatagaagtagacgaCGTACTCTTATATGAGAACACATCAACCATATTTCATGTAACAAACCTTACATTTATACAGAATTTCGTTGACACAACATGGAAAGAGTTAGCAATAGAGCATGACAATACCAATTACGCTGACACTCCAAGGCATACAAAATTCGACAGTCATCGTAACATCATTCAAACTTTTCTTGACCAATTAGCAATTACAAGACCCAAAAGAGCAATAGAAACTATTGGTAAAATTTGGAAATGGATCGCTGGTTCGCCAGATCACGATGATAAGATAACAATAGAAAATAAGTTAAATGatttgatacaaaataataataaacaatttgtaactaattcaaaaatatttgacgctttaaaaaatgttaaaagagaTATCAAAGATGATCTTGAAGCGGAAAAGTGtaacttaattatttaagaattacaaaatataataactaCTCTCACATTAGCAAAGCTTGGAATACTTAATCCAGCAATTTTAAACcacaatgaaataaataaaataataaaaaaagaaaaaacggaACTCACAATCACTGAACTGAtcgatatttgaaaatttaaaatcgttcaaaataaaaatgtaatagcTATAATGATTGAGTAtccaattttatacaaaaaatgtaaattgtaCAAAACAAGAGCCCTAAGCCAGCCTGACggcaaattaataataaataaagaaattgcaAAATGTGGTAATgtgtaccaaaatattcaaaattgtaaatttgagTTAAGAtgtaattattgtaaaacacaaaaagataaCAATACATGTTTAATAGATCTACTACACAATGAACGAGCTTTGTGCAACAAAACTAAAGAAAAGGACTTGTATCTAGAAGTAATAAGAGATGGATCAATTCTTTTGACTGGAAACCATCAGGTAGAGAACCTAACCATCACGGGTACATACTTGCTTACGTTCGAGAACACAACAACAATAGAcggaaaaatatacaataatccCACGGGACAAATCAACACGTTCCTAAAGACGTACACGGTCAACGAATATGACATAGGTACATACTTTGAAGCACTGGATGATAATCTTAAGATGGAGAACATTAACCTTCTAACAACAAtccaagaaaaaataacaaatagtcCTATTGTGTCCACATTCGGATTAATAATTCTAATAATTCTTATTATCATGATAATAATCATTATAGTGTACTTAAGAAGACCAAGGCACCCTGTCCTCACTAAAGACGAATACATGAGTCTACAAGTTCGAGATATTATGAACAGAGTGCACGCACAATCACCGTAAATATCGGGAcgatattttattaacaa
It encodes:
- the LOC129944187 gene encoding uncharacterized protein LOC129944187; translated protein: MNQDAVNGLISQAISSNNAKFERAIQDQRNMFTSEIERLQKLIYDKGLASNVLEYETQTINSSIACDETLDIIKSLRDFDGTKTSYITKAANDVLTNHGTVLNFEAILARLDFAYADKRPMHIIEQELSVLRQGSISIIEFYNAINCKLTLLTNKTIMTHGSNSPITNELNAMNRRNALRIFITGLNGQLPQILFSLNPPDLPNALAKAQELGRIHNDYRQLPQLFEPMVLGSSVNRPINRDDLNRYKQSHNNHSQNPFRQGNNNNYNNNANTPRWQKPNFNTYNNNTRPVFKRERESAQHSIQQPPVKTERIPVPDTLSDPITLPIFKRARTVNGEIIIKKCYEALIFDTKTRFYVLENLEYAALIGANLLSQVNAKIDFNDNTLKYNNKVERIYFDDKEVINNIQEVKTDQLRVAMMEKIKSIHNDIDLTLPFRTDVMAEIRMANDKPIWSKQLPYPLSANNFVNSEVHKMLEEGIIRPSKSPFNSPVWVVPKKGTNEDGTPKSRLVIDYKKLNESTISDKYPIPDTYVILSNLGKAKYFSTLDLESGFHQIKMKQEDIEKTSFSVNNGKYEYTRLPFGLKNAPSIFQKKKNLLSTKRK